Within the Fervidobacterium gondwanense DSM 13020 genome, the region AACCCCAGTACTTATCACCTTTTTGAAAAGCATTCTTAGACATGTTGAGAAAGTGTAAAAATGACTTATCGCCCTCAAAGTATTCGAAGAACGAGACCTTAAAATATCCATGTCTATTTGCCTGTGTTTGTCCGAGAAAAAGAGAAGCGAAGAAGTTATCTTCAACAAAGTCCATACCATTATCCGGCAGTGATGAATATACTAAGTAAATCATCCAAACCGGAACCTTCCCATCGGAAAGATCTAAATCTGGCACAATATCTATAACTGTTTCTTGCAGTATGTCGTCCTCTCTATCTATCTTCTTCTCACCTTTTTGGACTAAATCATAAGTAATGTACCTTCCTGGCTTGTAATTTCGAGATTCTGAATATGAATATTCCGAAATTTCCACCAATTTGCTGTAATCAAAACCGTCGATTGAAGTGACAACAAGAAAAGTGAAAACACCGTGCGAGCTCCAAGAAAATGCCGTTATTTGGAAAATGAGTAGTATAATTAAGAAAAACAATGCAATAGATAATCTTTTCATATACAATCTCCTTTTTCAAATTCTTGTGTATTATATTGTGCGACTATTATATCACTGAAAACGCATATTTATTCCTTTAAGAAACTCAAAAGATGCGAGTAGGGGGGGATATTATGAAAATAGTTCACACCTCAGACCTTCACTTAACAGATGATGAAAAATACCAGCACAGATGGGATGCACTAAAAGAAATTGTGGAAGTCTTCAAGAAAGAACAAGCAGACATTCTAGTGATTGCAGGAGATTTATTCGATTCTGTAACCGATGCCAACAAAACATATGAAAAGCTGCGGAAGATACTCGATGAAATCCAAGTTATTATCCTTCCTGGAAACCATGACAATGAGTTTTACAACATAGAAGGCAAGCATTTGGGCAGTAATGTTACCGTAATAACAAGTATTGATGCGTACTTAGATTTTGATAACGTTAGAGTATTAGGATTACCGTACGAAGAAGGGTTAAACACTACAGAAAAAGTATATGAAAAGCTCCGGTATGCATCAAGTTTAAAAAAAACAGACAAGCTTAACATACTGCTCTTTCACGGCGAGCTTCTCAGCACATCTTACACTACTGCGGACGATTTCTACGAAAAAGGCAGGTACATGCCTGTTGAACTTGAAACGTTAAATTCCTTAGGGTTCAGCTACATTTTGGCAGGGCATTTTCACACAAGGTATGATGTAAGAAATATGGAAAACGGATACTTTATATATCCTGGTTCTCCCGTTTCAATCTCTCAAAAAGAAAAAGGCAAGCGGAAAATTAACATCGTCAAGTTGGGGGAAACACCGAAGCCTGTAGAACTGAATTCGTTCCACTACATTGAAAAAGAGGTACGCTTAAGTATAGACGATGACCCTATCGAAAGAATAGATACTACTGTCCAACAAACATTCCAAGAATCCCAGAACAGCAAATTCCTGCTCCTTCTCAAAGTAACGGGGTATTTCAATGGAGCTAAGTTTTCCATCACAGAACAGATGGTGAATATGCACTTAAATAGCCTGAAAAGAGACTACAATATTGAATGCCAATTCGATGCAAAAGACATAGGAAACATTATCGCTAACGACAAGTTAATGCGAAAAATTATCGAAAAAATAAACAGCAAAGGATTAGACGAAGAAAAGCGATATGCCATTATCAAAAGACTTGTAGACGCATTTTTGGAAATCAAGTAACACTGGAGGGATAAAAATGAGAATAAAAGAAATAAACATCAAAAAATACGGACCTATTGAAAACAAAGTATACAAACTTGGGAACTTCACGCTCTTTTACGGACCGAACGAAAGCGGAAAGACGATGATGGTTGATGCTATATTAAGATTACTAATTGGGAAGAAGAAGGGTAATTCTAGTATTTACAAAGATATAAAAGGAATAGATAGAGTCAGTGAAGACCCGGCAGGTTTTGTATTAATCGACAAAAATGGTGAAGAGGTAACGATAAGCAGTGGTGAATTTGCCAAGACCTTTAAAATACAACCTGATGAACTGAGGGGAATACTAATCATAAGAAATAGCGACTTAACGATAACCGAAAACGAGTCAAGCGTCTATTCACAAGTTGCAGATAAACTGGTGTCAACAGACATAAACAAGATTAAGGTGATAAGGGAGAGAATATCAGACAGAGCTGTTACAACAGACAGAGGGGAATATAAGAACCAAGAAGGTAAGAAATATAAAGATAAGTACAACGTTGCAAACCTATTGGTCGAAGAAATTGAGAAACTCACCAGTACCTTAAAAGAGAAAAAATACGACACAATGGAAATTGAGATGTCCGAACTTTTGGAAGAACAAAAACAAATAGAGGATACTATTAAAAAGGTAAAGCTTCTAAAGAAGAAGGAACTTGTAAAAGACTGTAAAAAACTGTTGGAAGATTTAAAAAGAATTGAAAAGGAACTAAGTACAGTTGAGATATATTCTGAAAATGACCTTGAAAACATATCAGTTAGAGAATCTAAAATCGAAAATACCAAAAAACAGTTAGAAGGATTAGAAGGTGAGATTAACAGACTTAGAGAAAAACTGAACAACATATCTGTAGAACTAAGGGACAAGAATTATTATTTACCAGAAAAGATAAGTCTGAACAACAAAGCTGAGTCGTTAATAGATGAAATCTCATCTTACAAGCAAACATACATAAAAAAAGATGTCTACAAGAGAAGGGCAGCTACACTCAAAAAATGGAGTTATATACCGCTCGTAGCTGCAGGTATTATTTTTCTCATATTCCTTCTTTTAAATCGAAATTTGATACTTCCTTTCTTAATCTCAGCTGGCCTCACAGTGATAAGCATTGTTTGCTTTGCAGTCTTAAAAAATACCA harbors:
- a CDS encoding metallophosphoesterase family protein produces the protein MKIVHTSDLHLTDDEKYQHRWDALKEIVEVFKKEQADILVIAGDLFDSVTDANKTYEKLRKILDEIQVIILPGNHDNEFYNIEGKHLGSNVTVITSIDAYLDFDNVRVLGLPYEEGLNTTEKVYEKLRYASSLKKTDKLNILLFHGELLSTSYTTADDFYEKGRYMPVELETLNSLGFSYILAGHFHTRYDVRNMENGYFIYPGSPVSISQKEKGKRKINIVKLGETPKPVELNSFHYIEKEVRLSIDDDPIERIDTTVQQTFQESQNSKFLLLLKVTGYFNGAKFSITEQMVNMHLNSLKRDYNIECQFDAKDIGNIIANDKLMRKIIEKINSKGLDEEKRYAIIKRLVDAFLEIK